Below is a genomic region from Miscanthus floridulus cultivar M001 chromosome 1, ASM1932011v1, whole genome shotgun sequence.
TGAGCATTTTTCCTATTATAAGCTCATGTGGATTGGCAATTTGGCACTATTCAGCCAGTTTCATGGTATCCATCAGTAGCGTTTACCCTTATTTGGATGTTGAGAAACTATTTTAACTGCTATTTTCACCCTACAGGTCATGAATAGAAAGTTGGCAGCCATCTTGCTGAAAATCAAACTACTGATaggaaggagaggctgctgaaacatgaggccataggggaacaaAACGTTGTGGTGGAGAATAGTGTGGTCTGGGGATTTCAAGGACTTTGTGAAATCAAATTTTGAGATATGTGAATGCGTAGGCCTCTCAGTTGTGGCTGCTCGGGTTAGAAACTGTTGTATCTCCACTGCAGTAAAAGGCAATTTTTCGTTATTGTAGAATTCTACCTTGCATATGGCTAATAAATGTTGTACAAGTTCTTGTGAATGGATGAAGCAAATATTATATGTGTTGTATGGATGGAACAAATGGACTGTAAATTGTTGGTTGAACCTGATGTTGTTGGCTGAAAATTTAAAATCAGCCTGAGCTAGAATTGGCTGGTAGtttgaatttgaaattttgaaatcaTGAGCTATAATCGGCTAAAAATCACCTATTGTTACTGGCGCCATTATATAAAATTTTAAAAATCAGCTGTTGACTAGAATTGGCTCGCTGGACTGACCGGTACAGCCCCAACACCAGCCAGCAATTCAGGCCTGCATCAAGGTCAGAGTCAACGGACCTGCGCAGCTTTTACCAGCAGATTCTTCCGTCTCCTCCGGAGGCGAGGACAGAACCGACGGAGCAGGTCGGCAGAAAAAGGTCCGCGCCCTGGTGCCGCCTTTCACAGTTTATCTCCGTTAAAACAGTACGCGGAAGGCACGCGTACCGCACGTCGGCGTCGATCTTCTCGGCCCAGCTCGAGCTGACAAAAGGCGCCGTGGACACCGGCGAGGGGAGAGCCCGAGACACGGAGGAGGGGCTGAGCGAGGGCTAGAAGAGGCGCGCGAAGAACTTCCCTTGTCGGCGGGATCCAGTCCGGCTCACCCGATCTGACTCTCCCTGACTCCCACAGAGGTAAACAAGCTACACGAGTTGCTCGTAGTCTCTTGATGCCAAATCAAATCTCCTTTGCAAGCTCTACCGGTGCTGCTTCGGTCTATGCATGTACTGGAGAACTGAAGtaatttttttttttccttttctggaTTGGATAAGGAATTAGCTGGCCTCGAGTGAATACTGAACCATAATGCATCTGCTCCCGTCTGTTCTTTATCATCCAACGTTGCTTCAATAGTTGAAATTCATCCCACTCCAATGTTTCCATCTTCATCCCAGAAGCAATTCTTGCTCGATTCATGGACTCTTTTTTTTCCTAAGCTACAGCTTCACTCCAAGTAGAGTACCAGAGATCCGATCTCAACGAATGAGGATAGTGACTGGGCCATGGGAATTTGACAGAGAAAGAAAGGGACAGGTAGAGATAACGGGGATAGGTTGCCCTTCGGGTGCCTAAAAAGGGCCAACAAAATGGCATACCAAGTCAGGCTGCCACGCTTTGCCTATGAATTGGCCTTCGCACAGTCCCTTCTGTTTTACCTCACCTTAAACTGTTGATGATAGGTGGAAAACGGTATAATATTTCATCATGCTTCATTGCTGCTGTTCAATTTGGGTTCATGGTATCTCAATTTCAAATAGGCTTGGTCATTTGTACAACCTGTTTATATGTAGTATATGTCTCGCTGATAATCTGCATATCCCCAAATATATTCCTTCTGAATTACCTGTCATTTTATATGTCAGTACACACTCAGTTCCCTGAATTTCAAGTACTTGAACGTGATTGCATCATTGCAGCAGATCCAGGTTAAACTGATGGCTGACAACAGCATTGAGCAAGCATTGATAGAGGATCCTCCTAATGTGCTGAAAAGGAAACCGCCAGAAGGAGCTAAACGGTTTCGACGATGCAGGTCAACCCCCTCAGATCCCACCGATCAGAAACCTGCAGAAAACAGATCTGTGCTTAAAGCCAAGGAGTTATTCACGGAGATAAGGCCGAGCTTCAGGCTTGTAGGCCTCCTCCTTTTTGCCTACCTGCTAGTGGGTGTCATCATCTTTTACCTATTCATGGATCAGTTATCTGGGAAGACAACTGATAGAGTGCTTGACGCCTTGTACTTCGTTATTGTCACAATGACCTCGGTTGGCTATGGGGATCTTTTCCCAAACAGTGACACAACAAAGCTGCTTGCTTGCGCTTTCGTCTTCACAGGCATGGCGATCATTGCTCTCTTCATCAGCAAAGCGGCAGATTACCTTGTTGAGAAACAGGAGGTGTTGTTCTTCAAAGCACTGCACATGAATATGAAGGGCAGCGAGGCCAAAATGCTCAGGGCAATGGAAACAAATAAGATAAAGTACAAATTCTACACTGTCGCTCTGCTTCTGGCGATGGTTATTGCTGCTGGGACTGTATTTCTGTGGAAGGTTGAGAAGCTGAGCCTTGTTGATTCCTTTTACTGTGTCTGTGCCACGATCACTACCCTGGGTTATGGGGATAAAAGCTTCTCGTCCAAATTGGGACGTGTTTTTGCAGTATTTTGGATAACCACGAGTACTATCATCATGGCTCAATTCTTCATGTACCTTGCTGAGCTCTACACCGAGCGACGGCAGAAAATGCTGGCCAAATGGGTCCTCATCAGGAGGATAACAACCATGGATCTTGAGGCAGCTGATCTAGATGGCAACCGACAAGTTGTGTAAGTGCATAACTTATAACTCATCTCAGCACCCATCTTCCATATTAGTAATTTTTTTCTCTGAAGTGTTTGGTATCAATGATGCTGATATCTGGAAGTTGATGTGTACAGTGCTGCTGAATTTGTACTTTACAAGCTAAAAGAGCTGGGCAAGATCAGCCAAGAGGAGATATCTTGTTTTCTTGAGGAGTTCAACCAGCTTGATGTTGACCAGTCTGGCACACTCTCGACTTACGACCTTAATCTGGCACAAACCAGCCAATGACTGATGGTGCAAATGTGATTTTGCTGATTGAATGGTTTTGGTTGATGTTGTAGCATTTTTGTTGTCCATATGTAACTCAGTAATCTTGTAAAAATGCAAATGAGACGATTGAGAAATTATATCCCACTTTTTCTCCAAAGCAACTTGAATGAAGGCTGTAAGGAAAGTTTATCCGAGCTTGCACACAGAGACAGCATACCTGCCCATTTATTAAGTTGGTTTAGCTCTGCCCCTCTCATTGCCGTGTTTCCAGCATATGATGCGAAAATTGTTATGTAGCAGTGAATTGTGGTGGATACTTTTAGACTTGTTACCATTGGCTCTGCATCGGTCGGCAAGCAACAAATCTGATGCCCGGAGATCATTCAGGAACTCAGGGATAGATGCAGAAATTAGCACAGATCCCATGGGATAGAGCATCTATAGTTGCAGAACATTAAGCAAGATTGCCATCACAAGGCTGACTTTTTCTGAGAAAACGTAAGCACTTCTATTCAAATAGTTGTATCTGAACTCTTACAGCGATTTAACTTCCAATAACACGAAATATAACCTAAAAGATACATTTGTTCAGATGATCAGCCATGAAACTGCTATACTAAACTAAAGTCAGGCAACATAAGGACATAACTCTAGTCAAACAAAAGAAGATCATATTAAGACACATCCTGGACGGGTACAAGTATGTCCAATCTTATATCTTATAAATGCATGCCTTGTTTGATCTTCTGGGGAATGTATTCATCCGATAAAAAGGAAATGGAATTTGCAGATAGTGCCTCAATCTCAAACTTAACACCCTTTTGCAACATTGCTTCCAACTCTGACCTGTCAAATGAGAGAATACATGTGAAATTCAGGAAGAAAAAACTAAGAGAACAAAATAACTCAAAATTCTTGATACGTAAATGATGCATTTAATAATATCTTAAAAGTATGAAGTGCTTGCAACTATTTTGCCGTTACTGGTAAAAACAGGAAGCTATACAGTTATTGAAGCTAAAGATCTGGTGCTGAAGAAACTCTCCAGACACTAAATCATAAGAATGATGACTGCAAATCAGATTTCATGAAAACTCTAGCCTAACCAATACTGAGATTGAGATCCCTAACCAAAAGACAGTTCTAATAGACATTGAGCTTGAACTGGAGGTCACAGTGATATCATGGAGGATGTATACTTGTAATACACCTTGTAAAACTCCAAAGCTGGTTCATTATTCATTACCTCCATTCTGGGGCTTCCCTGTGTAAATAGCACCTAGCAAGAATACCTTCAGCTTTCCTCCTATCTGTGCAGCAGAAAACATGATTTCACAGGTTGGCATTTGACATACAACAAGAAAGTAAGGAACTTCTTCCCAAAAAAAAGGAGTACATATGACACTTGAATCACTCCAGTTTATTCACCTTCAGGTAACAAATGAAGTAGGCAGCAGTCTGGAAGGCAATATTCTTCAAAATCAGATGTGAAGACTCCAAGCCACCGTATATCAGGCACACGCAACAAGTTTGCATCATGTGCCAATTGCTTGAAGAATGAAATTGCGCAAGGAAGTAGCAGAGGTTGGTAAGTTAAAACAAGTAAATATGCCATAGTCTTGGGTTTCAAAGAGCAAAAAGAAATATTAAAGGCCATGCTTGACAATAAAAATAGGACAAAATTTCATGAATAAGACAAGCAAAATGtgcataattttttattttttttagaaaacaggAACCGTTCTAACACATAGCCTTACTGCTAACGGGACTTCATAAAGTAATAGAACTTTCAAGAGCAAAGAGGCCAGGCAAGCGGGTGAATTAGGACGAAAGGTGCAGTATATGATCATGTCCATGAATTCGTTAACTGTAATTTTAACCTGCGAATCTGCTAAGAAAGTTAAGTTCATAAGAGCAATAGATGAGCATAGCAGCATTAGATAAATCATGCCTACCAAGGAACCAAATTTATAGGTAGCCAGAATGTCAAAACCATAAGGATCTGAGTCCACTAGGCAATAAGCAGGCAGATGCAGCTGTTCAACAAGGTACCGCAGGAATCTAGGATGGAAAAAAGAACGTAAAATTGGGATAGAGGTTGAGAAATATGCAAGAGGAACTTAATGAATAAAGAGCACATGCCTTCTTGTTGGAATATCTGGGTAGCCTCTTCCCTGAGTTGACAATGCAATATCATGAAACTAGAAAGAAACATTATGAGAATTGATAACACTGGGTGAGAGTTGCTACTTACTGTAATAACAATGCAGCGATTTCTTTCACAAAACTTGTCATTGGCCAGACGCTGGAACACTGCAAAGGGAGTAAGGGACTACTGAGGTATATTGTACAAAGAGCAAAAAGTATTAAATGCAAACAGAAAATTTTAAAGACCTGTCTCCTTCTCAACCACAAGTATGTAGTGAGCAACACTAACAACATCTGCAAgaggaaaagaaagaataagacaACTTCAGCTCACTGCAATGCAATTTGGGGTATCAAGGTAGGAAATCAAAGTTTGCGTAACACAAAAGGAAGCCTGTGCATAATTACGGGGAATACTAAGGAGACTCAAGGTCATACTTATTCAAGACCAAACATGATATAGATTGTTAATTGTATTGATAGCCAAGCTTtgctgtagagttgtaggcatgTCAAAATCCAACTTGCTAAACAACCATATGATAACTAAATTACAAAATTTAATTGGGAATAAATTGCAGAAAGATAAAAGGTACTCCCGTCGTTTCAAACTATTGTTcactttagctttgtcctaagtcaaacttctctaactttgatcaagtttttagaaaaaaatatattaTCATCTACAAGTTCAATAAATGCATtacaaaatatatttcatggagAATTTAATGGAACTAGTTTGATATTCTAGATGTTggtgcatttttctataaacttgatcaGAGTTAGAGAGGTTTGACTTGGGACAAAGCTAAAGTGAAGTAGTAAACTATAACTTGGAACAGAGAGTAGCTAGTTAATTAAGAATGTATGAATCTGAATTTCTTCGAAAAAAGGAAACATTAAATTGAAGATCTATGGTACCATTTAAGGGCAAATTGATCAGAGTGACTTTGCCCAGTGTGCTTTAAAAAATCAAGGAAAGAGTTAATTTTTCAGTATCCCCTCCCAAACATTTCCCAATAGCACAAAGGGAGTTGTGTTCTTAAAGTTGCTGGAAAAACCTTTGATTGCCTCAATATCAACAGGGATGGAGAAAGCCTGAATATACAGAAGGTAAAAGCAAACCAATTAAATGGAATCTTATAAATAACCCACTTAGCAAAAATTAGGGGCGGAGAACATAAAAGCTTACAGCATTGACGTTTGTTATACAGTACACTTTCTTTTCGCCCTCCACAAATCTTATCCAGCCCATCACCAGACTAGGATAATGAAGGGTATAGACATGTGCACACAGGtaaaaatgaataaaaataaacaaataGTTCTATGAAGATAACATTGCAAACCTAGTAAAAACTGTGAAAGTAACAGCAAAAGTGTAATAGGAAAATCATATAGAATATCTAAATTCCTATCGTGAATTGTGAACACTTCTGCTATATGGAAGTTTTTTTGTATTCAGATAAATCAAAGACAGCTCTTCATGAATCCAGACATGTCCCATGTCATAAAATATCTCAAATTTGTGAACTGACACTGGGAAGGACAACAGATCCATCGTGGCTTCATTTCTTCCCCCTCTTCATATGCATAAACCTAGACAACTAAGACTACATTGAAAGAATGGTATCCCAGGTTCCCAACCCCACTAGTTCAAACACATCCAGATCATCTTTCTTTATGTAATGGAGACAACCACACGGGATGATTAAGGAACAAAAGGAAAACTGATTGGTTTAAGTTATAAAAAATGATGCGtcataaaataataataaaaaaatggcgtacccagtgcagagagctcccgctctgtgcggggtctggggaagggtgttagcggcaagccttaccctcgcctgtgcaatgcgaggagaccgcgactcgaactcgggaccttccggtcacaggcggtaagactctaccgcttgcaccaggcccgctctTCCGTCATAAAATAATAGAAGAATAAAAACCAAACATATCTTCAAAGCTTCAACTCTATGGCAGAGTTCATACCCTTTCACTACAGGAACCTGCAGCGAGCCAAGGGAGCACAATATTCAGTCAGCTAAGGCCAATGAAATTATGACATTATACATCATGTAATAGTCATGGTGCTGCATATTAGTGAAGGATCAAATATCATCGATGGCACAAGTCCTCTCTACAATACACAACGGAAGCTTCTGGAAAGACAGCAGACTAATGGCACCTACGGACCTACCACATTGAGATTGTGCCGACTGCACTTGAAGAGTATGCAGATATCGTTGATGGCACGGTCAACAACTGCTACTTCTGCAGTGAGCCAAGATACATGCAAATTCTAGTAATCACTTATAATGGAAAGAGGAGCAAACATTGCAGCTAGTGATCACAGACCTACGAAGATGGAGGGGTACATGTAGTAGATGTCCCTCTTGGAGCAGTGCTTGTTCTGCTGCAGGAGCTGCTGCACCACGAGCAGCACCCTCAGGAGCACATCTACGCATGAACAACGCATCAGAAAGTAATTAGTGTGATCACATACACGTAAAGATTTAGATGTATTCATACTGAGGCGGGAGGTGTGGTAGTCCTTGTGGAGCAGGGAGAGGACGTCCGTGCCGACGGGGACGTCGTAGCTGCAGGCACTGCAATCACGCACGAGCGCGCGGCCAGGGATGTGACACATTTTGGTGAACATTGCTCGAGAGATGTTATGGTGAGGAAGGAGATGGTCTCGGGAGCGGGGCGGAAGCCAAACCATGGGGACGGGGACGCAGAGTCGGCAGAGGAGCAGTAGTTCCGGTACCGGTGGAGCACTATGGACGGGGAGCGGCCAGCGGCAACCTCTTCGACGACCCAGCGCACAAGCCCTGCGCCGTGCCCCAACCACGCGTCAGCTCCAGACGCTACAGGGGTGAGGGAAGTTTTAAGGGCAGGCAATCGAGGAGATGGGTAACGGAACCTTTGATCCTGCGGAGGAGGATCGCCGCCTCCTCCTGCCTCCGCCGCAACTGCTGCTCGTCGCCTTCGAGCGGCGCCGCTCGCCGCCTCTTGTCCCTCCCCGCCATGGCGCTAGTCGATCGCGAAGGAACAGAGTTGGGCTTAGTGGGCTCCGTTCGACTGCTTGGGCCTTCAAGAGCCCAACAACGAAGCCAGCCTTCAAGAGGCGTGACACAACA
It encodes:
- the LOC136462618 gene encoding meiotic recombination protein SPO11-1 isoform X3 codes for the protein MAGRDKRRRAAPLEGDEQQLRRRQEEAAILLRRIKGLVRWVVEEVAAGRSPSIVLHRYRNYCSSADSASPSPCACSYDVPVGTDVLSLLHKDYHTSRLNVLLRVLLVVQQLLQQNKHCSKRDIYYMYPSIFVEVAVVDRAINDICILFKCSRHNLNVVPVVKGLVMGWIRFVEGEKKVYCITNVNAAFSIPVDIEAIKDVVSVAHYILVVEKETVFQRLANDKFCERNRCIVITQLAHDANLLRVPDIRWLGVFTSDFEEYCLPDCCLLHLLPEDRRKAEGILARCYLHREAPEWRSELEAMLQKGVKFEIEALSANSISFLSDEYIPQKIKQGMHL
- the LOC136462618 gene encoding meiotic recombination protein SPO11-1 isoform X1; this translates as MAGRDKRRRAAPLEGDEQQLRRRQEEAAILLRRIKGLVRWVVEEVAAGRSPSIVLHRYRNYCSSADSASPSPCACSYDVPVGTDVLSLLHKDYHTSRLNVLLRVLLVVQQLLQQNKHCSKRDIYYMYPSIFVEVAVVDRAINDICILFKCSRHNLNVVPVVKGLVMGWIRFVEGEKKVYCITNVNAAFSIPVDIEAIKDVVSVAHYILVVEKETVFQRLANDKFCERNRCIVITGRGYPDIPTRRFLRYLVEQLHLPAYCLVDSDPYGFDILATYKFGSLQLAHDANLLRVPDIRWLGVFTSDFEEYCLPDCCLLHLLPEDRRKAEGILARCYLHREAPEWRSELEAMLQKGVKFEIEALSANSISFLSDEYIPQKIKQGMHL
- the LOC136462618 gene encoding meiotic recombination protein SPO11-1 isoform X2, with product MAGRDKRRRAAPLEGDEQQLRRRQEEAAILLRRIKGLVRWVVEEVAAGRSPSIVLHRYRNYCSSADSASPSPCACSYDVPVGTDVLSLLHKDYHTSRLNVLLRVLLVVQQLLQQNKHCSKRDIYYMYPSIFVEVAVVDRAINDICILFKCSRHNLNVVPVVKGLVMGWIRFVEGEKKVYCITNVNAAFSIPVDIEAIKDVVSVAHYILVVEKETVFQRLANDKFCERNRCIVITGRGYPDIPTRSNWHMMQTCCVCLIYGGLESSHLILKNIAFQTAAYFICYLKIGGKLKVFLLGAIYTGKPQNGGQSWKQCCKRVLSLRLRHYLQIPFPFYRMNTFPRRSNKACIYKI
- the LOC136462842 gene encoding two pore potassium channel a, whose protein sequence is MADNSIEQALIEDPPNVLKRKPPEGAKRFRRCRSTPSDPTDQKPAENRSVLKAKELFTEIRPSFRLVGLLLFAYLLVGVIIFYLFMDQLSGKTTDRVLDALYFVIVTMTSVGYGDLFPNSDTTKLLACAFVFTGMAIIALFISKAADYLVEKQEVLFFKALHMNMKGSEAKMLRAMETNKIKYKFYTVALLLAMVIAAGTVFLWKVEKLSLVDSFYCVCATITTLGYGDKSFSSKLGRVFAVFWITTSTIIMAQFFMYLAELYTERRQKMLAKWVLIRRITTMDLEAADLDGNRQVVAAEFVLYKLKELGKISQEEISCFLEEFNQLDVDQSGTLSTYDLNLAQTSQ